A single Deinococcus betulae DNA region contains:
- a CDS encoding glycoside hydrolase family 3 protein, which translates to MTPLPKPGALLMVDIPGPVLDDSTAAHLREHGIRSVCLFGKNVQSAAQLRALCADLRAVMGDGALIALDHEGGAIVRPDFWPFAPGAMTLGMADDPALTEAVSAALARQLRSVGINWNFAPVLDVNVSPANPVIAERAYGADPTLVTRQGRAALAGHARAGVAACVKHFPGHGDTTLDSHLALPTVHKSLPELDQTELAPFRALLHQAPAVMTAHIIYPALDAQHPATLSHPVLTGLLRQAWGYEGVIVTDSMGMQAIDGHYGRGEAAVLALQAGADLVMALGRREAQDATLAAVAQALQDGRLPPEAIQASLGRLDALARQYPAQADPSLDLAADADLLARAWAAGLSAYRTPQAPVPGSRVVLVAHRHPQRQTVSEAGADAETLARELGTVYDVQLHAFEDPEMLDWPALRALGLPVILATTARHRHPALVGVTPDLHLALYNPYAALDVDAPALVTGGFRPEARRAVLAWLRGEQAATGQLPF; encoded by the coding sequence GTGACCCCTCTGCCCAAGCCCGGCGCCCTGCTGATGGTGGACATTCCTGGCCCTGTGCTGGACGACAGCACGGCGGCGCACCTGCGTGAGCACGGCATTCGGAGCGTCTGCCTGTTCGGCAAGAATGTGCAGAGTGCCGCGCAACTGCGCGCCCTGTGCGCTGACCTGCGCGCGGTCATGGGCGACGGCGCCCTGATTGCCCTGGACCACGAGGGCGGCGCGATTGTGCGCCCGGACTTCTGGCCATTCGCGCCGGGGGCCATGACCCTGGGCATGGCCGACGACCCGGCCCTAACCGAAGCTGTCAGTGCAGCCCTGGCCCGGCAGCTGCGCAGTGTGGGCATCAACTGGAACTTCGCCCCAGTGCTGGACGTCAACGTGAGCCCTGCCAACCCGGTTATAGCCGAGCGTGCCTACGGTGCCGACCCCACGCTGGTCACCCGTCAGGGCCGCGCGGCCCTCGCCGGACATGCCAGAGCCGGGGTGGCGGCCTGTGTCAAGCATTTTCCAGGCCACGGCGACACCACCCTGGACAGCCACCTGGCCCTCCCGACTGTCCACAAATCGCTGCCCGAACTGGACCAGACCGAGCTGGCCCCGTTCCGCGCGCTGCTGCATCAGGCGCCCGCTGTCATGACCGCGCACATCATCTACCCGGCGCTGGACGCCCAGCACCCTGCCACCCTCTCGCATCCTGTCCTGACCGGGTTGCTGCGTCAGGCCTGGGGCTATGAGGGCGTGATCGTGACCGACTCGATGGGCATGCAGGCCATAGACGGCCACTACGGCCGGGGCGAGGCGGCGGTGCTGGCCCTGCAGGCCGGCGCTGACCTGGTCATGGCGCTGGGGCGCCGTGAAGCCCAGGACGCCACCCTGGCGGCGGTGGCGCAGGCCCTGCAAGACGGTCGCCTGCCCCCCGAAGCCATCCAGGCCAGCCTGGGCCGCCTGGACGCGTTGGCCCGCCAGTACCCTGCCCAGGCCGACCCTAGTCTGGACCTGGCAGCCGACGCGGACCTGCTGGCCCGCGCCTGGGCTGCTGGCCTGAGCGCCTACCGTACGCCCCAGGCCCCTGTTCCCGGCTCGCGCGTGGTGCTGGTCGCACACCGGCACCCCCAGCGCCAGACCGTCAGCGAGGCGGGCGCCGACGCCGAGACCCTGGCCCGTGAACTGGGCACGGTCTACGACGTGCAGCTGCACGCCTTCGAGGACCCGGAAATGCTGGACTGGCCTGCCCTGCGCGCCCTTGGCCTGCCCGTCATCCTGGCCACCACGGCCCGGCACCGGCACCCGGCCCTGGTGGGGGTCACGCCTGACCTGCACCTGGCGCTGTACAACCCCTACGCCGCGCTGGACGTGGACGCCCCGGCCCTGGTGACGGGTGGCTTTCGCCCGGAAGCCCGCCGCGCGGTGCTGGCCTGGCTGCGCGGTGAGCAGGCGGCGACAGGTCAGCTGCCGTTCTGA
- a CDS encoding shikimate dehydrogenase, producing MPAFDTPLALIGYTTHAARALRDLGIIALSVPTDDLGKVLDACRPLRFTGALVHPSQEAHVFEQVSPDAAARRVGRVDAVAFSGSLHGTFARADALTDLLNDSGYASRGASAVLLGQHAGDLALALPLARLGFTELGVVAASAPDAERAARDVPAGVRVYPLSRRDPSVNDLAGRADLIVLTAGELPPGLVQPYHTVIDLTGHANVSGTGAGSLDLRPLPLRRLARQLAHATGQRFHAQDLEGALHALD from the coding sequence ATGCCCGCGTTTGACACGCCTCTGGCCCTGATTGGTTACACCACCCACGCCGCCCGCGCCCTGCGTGACCTGGGCATCATTGCGCTGTCGGTGCCGACCGACGACCTGGGCAAGGTGCTAGACGCCTGCCGGCCGCTGCGCTTTACCGGCGCGCTGGTCCATCCCAGTCAGGAGGCTCACGTGTTCGAACAGGTGTCCCCTGATGCGGCGGCCCGCCGGGTGGGCCGGGTGGACGCAGTGGCGTTTTCTGGCAGCCTGCACGGCACTTTCGCCCGGGCCGACGCCCTAACGGATCTGCTGAACGACTCGGGCTACGCCTCGCGGGGGGCCAGCGCCGTGCTATTGGGTCAGCATGCGGGCGACCTGGCCCTGGCTTTGCCCCTGGCCCGGCTGGGCTTTACCGAGCTAGGTGTGGTGGCCGCCAGTGCGCCTGACGCTGAGCGGGCGGCGCGTGACGTGCCGGCTGGCGTGCGCGTCTATCCCCTCAGCCGCCGCGACCCCAGCGTGAACGACCTGGCCGGCCGCGCTGACCTGATCGTGCTGACGGCCGGAGAGTTGCCGCCCGGCCTGGTTCAGCCCTACCACACCGTCATTGACCTGACCGGCCACGCCAATGTCAGCGGCACCGGGGCAGGCAGCCTGGATCTGCGTCCCCTGCCTCTGCGCCGCCTGGCCCGTCAACTCGCCCATGCGACGGGCCAGCGCTTTCACGCGCAGGACTTGGAGGGAGCCTTACACGCGCTGGATTGA
- a CDS encoding ABC transporter permease, with protein sequence MGSYLIRRLLRTVLVMLGISLVVFVFVRSIPGDPAVAMLGERATAEAAAALREQLGLNKPWFFNPANPLDAQYPRYMTALLQGDLGTGIKSNIPVWDDLKARFPATAELSIAALLFALVVGMPAGILAALRRNSGWDNLATTISLLGVSMPVFWLGLLLSYFFAVKLGWLPPSGRLGTDYDIQPITGFNILDALLRGQPAAAWDSLRHLILPAIALGTIPLAIIARITRSSMLDVLGQDYVRTARAKGLTHRTVTTKHALRNALLPVVTVIGLQAGALLGGAVLTETIFSWPGIGSWVYEAISQRDYPIIQGGVIFAALVVSVANLIVDLSYAALDPRIQYS encoded by the coding sequence TTGGGCAGTTACCTGATTCGCCGCCTGCTGCGGACCGTGCTGGTCATGCTGGGCATCAGCCTGGTGGTGTTTGTATTTGTCCGTTCTATTCCCGGCGACCCGGCCGTGGCCATGCTGGGCGAACGCGCCACCGCCGAAGCCGCAGCCGCTCTGCGCGAGCAGCTGGGCCTGAACAAGCCGTGGTTTTTTAATCCAGCCAATCCGCTGGACGCCCAGTACCCCAGATACATGACCGCGCTGCTTCAGGGCGACCTGGGCACAGGCATCAAGAGCAATATTCCGGTCTGGGATGACCTGAAAGCCCGCTTTCCGGCCACCGCCGAGTTGAGTATTGCCGCGCTGCTGTTTGCCCTGGTGGTCGGTATGCCGGCAGGTATTCTGGCGGCGCTGCGGCGCAACAGTGGCTGGGACAATCTGGCGACCACCATTTCACTGCTGGGCGTCAGCATGCCCGTCTTCTGGCTGGGCCTGCTGCTGTCGTACTTTTTTGCCGTCAAACTGGGCTGGCTGCCGCCCAGTGGCCGCCTGGGCACCGACTACGACATTCAGCCCATCACAGGATTTAACATTCTGGACGCCCTGCTGCGCGGCCAGCCTGCCGCCGCCTGGGATTCTCTGCGGCACCTGATTCTGCCAGCCATTGCCCTGGGTACCATTCCCCTGGCCATCATCGCCCGGATCACCCGCAGTTCCATGCTGGATGTGCTGGGCCAGGATTACGTGCGCACCGCCCGCGCCAAGGGGCTGACGCACCGGACCGTCACCACCAAACACGCGCTGCGCAATGCCCTGCTGCCCGTGGTCACTGTCATTGGCCTGCAAGCCGGCGCCCTGCTCGGCGGCGCCGTGCTGACCGAAACGATCTTCTCGTGGCCAGGTATTGGCTCGTGGGTTTACGAGGCCATCAGTCAGCGTGACTATCCCATTATTCAGGGCGGGGTCATCTTTGCGGCGCTGGTGGTCAGCGTGGCCAACCTGATCGTGGACCTGAGTTACGCCGCCCTCGACCCGCGCATCCAGTACAGCTGA
- a CDS encoding NAD(P)-dependent oxidoreductase produces the protein MIRTAFLGLGAMGFPMAAHLAQQAQAQGEQALVWNRTPGRAEAHAEQHGSLAVALTDTAQADLLLTCLPTSSEVDEVMQTLLPHLRPGTVWVDCTSGHPDAARRQQETLAARGIPFLDAPVSGGTLGAQTGTLTVMVGGDAATLAQVQPALTFARKVVHVGGTGAGFAVKAVNNALLAVNLWAAGEGLAVLGRAGVQLGAALDVINASSGRSNATENLIGQRVLTREFPATFALGLLAKDAGIASELTQAVGGSAPVLAQVAALLRGAARTVGAEADHTAALKAIEAMNDLELR, from the coding sequence ATGATACGAACGGCTTTTCTGGGACTCGGCGCGATGGGCTTTCCGATGGCAGCACATCTGGCGCAGCAGGCACAGGCGCAGGGCGAACAGGCGCTGGTGTGGAACCGCACACCTGGCCGCGCCGAGGCCCACGCCGAGCAGCACGGCAGCTTGGCGGTTGCCCTGACCGACACCGCGCAGGCCGACCTGCTGCTGACCTGCCTGCCCACCAGCAGTGAGGTGGACGAGGTGATGCAGACCCTGCTGCCGCACCTGCGGCCCGGCACCGTCTGGGTGGACTGCACCAGTGGCCACCCAGACGCCGCGCGGCGCCAGCAGGAGACGCTGGCCGCGCGGGGTATCCCCTTTCTGGACGCCCCCGTCAGCGGCGGCACATTGGGCGCACAGACCGGCACCCTGACGGTCATGGTAGGCGGCGACGCGGCCACGCTGGCACAGGTTCAGCCGGCTCTGACCTTTGCCCGCAAGGTGGTGCATGTGGGGGGCACCGGGGCGGGGTTTGCCGTCAAGGCCGTGAACAACGCGCTGCTGGCCGTCAACCTGTGGGCGGCGGGTGAAGGGCTGGCGGTCCTGGGCCGCGCAGGCGTGCAGCTGGGCGCAGCCCTGGACGTGATTAACGCCAGCAGTGGCCGCAGCAACGCCACCGAGAACCTGATTGGTCAGCGGGTGCTGACCCGCGAGTTTCCCGCCACCTTTGCCCTGGGCCTGCTGGCCAAGGACGCGGGGATTGCCAGCGAACTCACGCAGGCAGTCGGAGGCAGCGCGCCCGTGCTCGCCCAGGTGGCGGCCCTGCTGCGCGGCGCAGCCCGTACGGTGGGCGCCGAGGCTGATCACACAGCCGCCCTGAAAGCGATTGAGGCCATGAACGACCTGGAACTGCGCTGA
- a CDS encoding ABC transporter permease — MTTTTTLPSTKHKQDSIFWRRFRRSTPGKVGAIIVAVFVLLAVFASVIKPYDPTTDRNYRLTLKAPSVSALWDKEVAETYTDPVTGKVNLWAAPLGTDNLGRDIMTRVLHGTRISLKVGVVSTVLALIIGSLLGVLAGYFGGWLDSTLGYLTDVMLAFPSILLAIGFASIFSTDNPPLLIAGLDRLFALNSPQLVTAMLAVSLVQVPVYLRLARGVVLSVREREFVQAAGALGATQGRMIFQHVLPNSLSPLIVQGALSIATATIEVAALGFLGIGAQPPLPEWGTMISDSRQYYIDAPWTMVFPGLAIFLTVLGFNLLGDGLRDVLDPRSTQ, encoded by the coding sequence ATGACGACTACAACCACTCTTCCCAGTACCAAACATAAGCAGGACAGTATTTTCTGGCGCCGCTTTCGCCGCTCCACGCCGGGCAAGGTGGGGGCCATCATCGTGGCGGTCTTTGTGCTGCTGGCGGTCTTTGCCAGTGTCATCAAGCCCTATGACCCCACCACGGACCGCAATTACCGCCTGACCTTAAAAGCCCCCAGCGTCAGCGCCCTCTGGGACAAGGAGGTGGCCGAGACCTACACCGACCCGGTGACGGGCAAGGTGAACCTGTGGGCCGCGCCGCTTGGGACCGACAACCTGGGCCGCGACATCATGACCCGCGTGCTCCACGGCACCCGCATCAGCTTGAAAGTGGGCGTGGTGAGCACGGTGCTGGCGCTCATTATAGGATCGCTGCTGGGCGTGCTGGCCGGGTATTTTGGCGGCTGGCTGGATTCCACACTGGGCTACCTGACGGATGTGATGCTGGCCTTTCCCAGCATTCTGCTCGCCATCGGTTTTGCCAGCATCTTCTCGACCGACAATCCACCGCTGCTGATTGCGGGCCTGGACCGCCTCTTCGCGCTCAACAGCCCGCAGCTCGTGACGGCCATGCTGGCGGTGTCTCTGGTGCAGGTGCCAGTGTACCTGCGTCTGGCGCGCGGCGTGGTGCTGTCGGTGCGCGAGCGTGAGTTCGTGCAGGCGGCGGGCGCGCTGGGGGCCACCCAGGGCCGCATGATCTTCCAGCATGTGCTGCCCAACAGCCTCTCGCCGCTGATTGTGCAGGGCGCCCTGAGCATCGCCACGGCCACCATCGAGGTCGCTGCGCTGGGCTTCTTAGGCATTGGGGCGCAGCCGCCCCTCCCCGAATGGGGCACCATGATCAGCGACAGCCGTCAGTACTACATTGACGCGCCGTGGACGATGGTGTTTCCGGGCCTGGCCATCTTCTTGACCGTGCTGGGCTTTAACCTGCTGGGCGACGGCCTGCGGGACGTGCTCGACCCCAGAAGCACGCAGTAA
- a CDS encoding ABC transporter substrate-binding protein has product MKKLLLTALLSTLSAASAATLVFGGNGEPVSLESGNITDGISILVQRQIYDTLVDFKNGTTDLVPGLATKWTPNANNTQWTFTLRKGVRFHDGTAFNADAVVFNLSRWWDKAHPYGFRDQGRTFEIMGELLGGYKGDATAVIKNIVKVNDSTVRVELNKPSSVLPNVLAAGYFGIASPTAIKKDGAKYGTPASKPMGTGPFIFQSWRTGDRVTLLPNKVYWGEKAKVDQLVIRSIKDASQRLNELKAGTIDFANDLTPDSLKSVQGDNNLVDVKRPSFNVGFVSLNNRNTYLKNEKVRQAISMAINKKEIVAAFWNGLGTSNASFVPPVMAWANSSKVPADYKFDPAAAKKMLSDAGYANGFSLDLWYMPVSRPYFPNPKPIAEAIAADLSAIGIKVNLKTEDWAKYLEDRNKEPGFDMYMIGWTGDYGDPDNFYGAYYGSNASDDINWNPVNVQTLLEQGRAAATQAAKAKVYQQLHEITYNAAYRIPMVHSNPLAAARTYVKGWIPSPLGSEAFNTITITGKK; this is encoded by the coding sequence ATGAAGAAACTGCTTCTGACCGCCCTGCTTTCCACCCTCAGCGCCGCGTCGGCCGCCACGCTGGTCTTCGGCGGCAACGGCGAACCCGTCAGCCTGGAATCGGGCAACATCACCGACGGCATTTCCATTCTGGTGCAGCGCCAGATTTACGACACTCTGGTGGACTTCAAGAACGGCACCACCGACCTGGTGCCCGGTCTGGCGACCAAGTGGACACCCAACGCCAACAACACCCAGTGGACCTTCACGCTGCGCAAGGGCGTGCGTTTCCACGACGGCACCGCGTTTAACGCTGACGCCGTGGTCTTTAACCTGAGCCGCTGGTGGGACAAGGCGCACCCCTACGGCTTCCGCGACCAGGGCCGCACCTTTGAAATCATGGGCGAGCTGCTGGGCGGCTACAAGGGCGACGCCACGGCCGTCATCAAGAACATCGTCAAGGTGAACGACTCCACCGTGCGCGTGGAACTGAACAAACCCTCCTCGGTGCTGCCCAACGTGCTGGCCGCCGGATACTTCGGCATTGCCAGCCCGACCGCCATCAAGAAAGACGGCGCCAAGTACGGCACGCCTGCCAGCAAGCCCATGGGCACCGGCCCCTTTATTTTCCAGAGCTGGCGCACCGGCGACCGCGTGACCCTGCTGCCCAACAAAGTCTACTGGGGCGAAAAGGCCAAGGTGGACCAGCTCGTCATCCGCTCCATCAAAGACGCCTCGCAGCGCCTGAACGAGCTGAAGGCCGGCACCATTGACTTTGCCAACGACCTGACCCCTGACAGCCTCAAGAGCGTTCAGGGCGACAACAACCTGGTGGATGTCAAGCGGCCCTCCTTCAACGTGGGCTTCGTCAGCCTGAACAACCGCAACACCTACCTGAAAAACGAGAAGGTGCGCCAGGCCATCAGCATGGCCATCAATAAGAAAGAAATCGTGGCTGCCTTCTGGAACGGCCTGGGCACCAGCAACGCCAGCTTCGTGCCGCCCGTGATGGCCTGGGCCAACAGCAGCAAGGTGCCGGCCGACTACAAGTTTGACCCCGCCGCCGCCAAGAAGATGCTGTCGGACGCCGGCTACGCCAACGGCTTCTCGCTGGACCTGTGGTACATGCCCGTCAGCCGCCCCTACTTCCCCAACCCCAAGCCCATCGCCGAGGCGATTGCCGCCGACCTGAGCGCCATTGGCATCAAGGTCAACCTGAAGACCGAAGACTGGGCCAAGTACCTGGAAGACCGCAACAAGGAACCCGGCTTCGACATGTACATGATCGGCTGGACGGGCGACTACGGCGACCCGGATAACTTCTACGGCGCCTACTACGGCAGCAACGCCAGCGACGACATCAACTGGAACCCCGTCAACGTGCAGACCCTGCTGGAGCAGGGCCGCGCCGCCGCCACCCAGGCCGCCAAGGCCAAGGTGTACCAGCAGCTGCACGAAATCACCTACAACGCCGCGTACCGCATCCCCATGGTGCACTCTAACCCCCTGGCCGCCGCGCGCACCTACGTCAAGGGCTGGATTCCCAGCCCCCTGGGCAGCGAGGCCTTTAACACCATCACGATTACCGGCAAGAAGTAA
- the wecB gene encoding non-hydrolyzing UDP-N-acetylglucosamine 2-epimerase gives MHTTKHVVLAFGTRPEATKMAPVYAAVQAQAGLHASILSTGQQRQMLDGALAVFGLTPDRDLNVMTDRQTLADLTARIVPQAGRVLREMGADMVLVHGDTTTSFCVALAAFYEGIPVGHVEAGLRSGSLKEPFPEEANRRLTGVLSTLDFAPTAGSKANLVREGKSEAGIFVTGQTAVDAVREVAGRVPLRAGWRARVEAGQPLVTVTMHRRENQPMMREMALALARVAQAHPDHHFIYPVHLSPAVQEAVRPVLSDVPNFELVDPLDYSDMAPLMAASRLLATDSGGLQEEGAALGVPVAVLRNVTERPEGIEAGVLTLAGNDPAGLEAVLSGLLGSAETLQAMRQARNPYGDGHAGTRIAQAIAWHFGLTERPADWG, from the coding sequence ATGCATACCACCAAACACGTTGTTCTGGCCTTTGGCACCCGCCCCGAAGCCACCAAAATGGCTCCTGTGTACGCCGCCGTTCAGGCACAAGCCGGGCTTCACGCGTCCATCCTGTCCACTGGACAGCAGCGGCAAATGCTCGACGGCGCGCTGGCGGTCTTTGGGCTGACGCCCGACCGCGACCTGAATGTCATGACCGACCGGCAGACCCTGGCCGACCTGACCGCCCGCATCGTCCCGCAGGCCGGGCGCGTGCTGCGCGAAATGGGCGCTGACATGGTGCTGGTTCACGGCGACACCACCACCTCCTTTTGCGTGGCGCTGGCCGCCTTCTATGAGGGCATTCCGGTGGGGCACGTTGAGGCCGGACTGCGCAGCGGCAGCCTGAAGGAGCCCTTTCCTGAGGAGGCCAACCGCCGCCTGACCGGTGTCCTCTCCACCCTGGATTTTGCCCCCACTGCCGGCAGTAAGGCCAATCTGGTGCGTGAAGGCAAGTCCGAGGCGGGCATCTTTGTGACGGGTCAGACGGCGGTAGACGCGGTGCGTGAGGTCGCGGGCCGCGTCCCTCTGCGCGCCGGGTGGCGGGCGCGGGTAGAAGCTGGGCAGCCACTGGTCACCGTGACCATGCACCGCCGCGAGAACCAGCCCATGATGCGTGAGATGGCGCTGGCCCTGGCCCGCGTGGCCCAGGCCCACCCCGACCACCACTTTATTTACCCGGTTCACCTGTCGCCCGCTGTGCAGGAAGCGGTGCGCCCGGTTCTGTCGGACGTGCCCAACTTCGAGCTGGTAGACCCGCTGGATTACAGCGACATGGCGCCTCTGATGGCGGCGTCCCGCCTGCTGGCCACCGACAGCGGAGGGCTTCAGGAGGAAGGCGCGGCCCTGGGCGTTCCCGTGGCCGTGCTGCGCAACGTCACCGAGCGCCCTGAAGGTATAGAGGCGGGCGTTCTGACCCTGGCCGGCAACGACCCGGCAGGCTTGGAGGCGGTCCTGAGCGGCCTCCTGGGCAGCGCAGAGACTTTGCAGGCCATGCGCCAGGCCCGCAACCCTTACGGCGACGGCCACGCTGGAACACGGATTGCCCAGGCGATTGCCTGGCATTTTGGCCTGACCGAGCGCCCTGCCGACTGGGGGTAA
- a CDS encoding prohibitin family protein: protein MTDSQTTRNTTRPLQVRPPGRRAAWAIGGVVAAALLLSQSLKVIPAGYVGVVFSAFSGVKSGVRQEGIHLLMPFVDRVNLYDARLQEVTLAHNINDGDEGAIRARSQEGLDITADVTVQFRIDRAKAAILHKELGRNYLQTVIRPQVRSKVRDAIGQFSAADLISTQRQAVEASITTALRQVFERNNLVLDSVLLRELRIPDSVAKAIEQKQTAEQQVAVEKNRLQQANISAQRAVVEAEGAAKASVAKARGEAEALSLRGRALRENPQLIQLTVAEKLSPGIQTVMLPSDGNFLLDVANLTKPKTGN, encoded by the coding sequence ATGACGGACAGCCAGACCACCCGCAACACCACCAGGCCGCTTCAGGTGCGCCCGCCAGGCCGGCGGGCGGCGTGGGCCATCGGCGGGGTGGTGGCCGCCGCGCTGCTGCTGAGTCAGAGCCTCAAGGTCATTCCAGCCGGCTATGTGGGCGTGGTCTTCAGCGCCTTCAGCGGTGTGAAGTCGGGCGTGCGGCAGGAAGGCATCCATTTGCTGATGCCGTTTGTGGACCGCGTGAACCTCTACGACGCCCGCCTGCAGGAAGTCACGCTCGCCCACAACATCAACGACGGCGACGAAGGCGCCATCCGGGCGCGCAGCCAGGAGGGCCTGGACATCACGGCGGACGTGACCGTGCAGTTCCGGATTGACCGCGCCAAGGCCGCCATCTTACACAAAGAACTAGGGCGCAACTACCTGCAAACGGTCATTCGGCCCCAGGTGCGCAGCAAGGTGCGCGACGCCATCGGGCAGTTTAGCGCCGCCGACCTGATCAGCACGCAGCGGCAGGCGGTGGAGGCGAGCATCACTACAGCGCTGCGTCAGGTCTTCGAGCGCAATAATCTCGTGCTGGACAGCGTGCTGCTGCGCGAACTGCGGATTCCCGACAGCGTGGCCAAGGCCATCGAGCAGAAGCAGACGGCCGAGCAGCAGGTGGCCGTCGAAAAAAATCGTTTGCAGCAGGCCAATATCAGCGCGCAGCGGGCGGTGGTGGAGGCCGAAGGCGCGGCCAAAGCTTCGGTGGCCAAGGCGCGCGGCGAGGCCGAGGCGCTGTCGCTGCGCGGCCGGGCGCTGCGCGAAAACCCGCAGCTGATTCAGCTGACAGTCGCCGAGAAGCTCTCACCCGGCATTCAAACCGTCATGCTGCCCAGTGACGGCAACTTTCTACTGGACGTGGCCAACCTGACCAAGCCCAAGACCGGCAACTGA